In Sporichthya polymorpha DSM 43042, a genomic segment contains:
- the cobF gene encoding precorrin-6A synthase (deacetylating), translating into MNPAVNPTVTVYVIGIGSGDPEQLTLQAVRVLSGLDVILVLDKGEAKRELVDLRHEICSRHIAKSYRVLTVPDPDRDRAAADYPGAVRDWYDARADLIEAALRDEVSPGESVGILVWGDPALYDSTLRVLDRVEQRKTVELAYEVIPGITSLQTLAARHRVTFTGVGAPVHITTGRRLAAGGMPPELDDVLVMLDGSESFAGLPDEDLDIYWGAYLGMPGEVLVAGDLQERKAEIVALRAEHRERHGWIMDSYLLHRRRA; encoded by the coding sequence GTGAACCCGGCTGTGAACCCGACGGTGACCGTGTACGTGATCGGCATCGGCTCCGGTGACCCCGAGCAGCTCACGCTGCAGGCGGTCCGGGTCCTGTCGGGACTGGACGTGATCCTCGTCCTGGACAAGGGCGAGGCGAAGCGGGAGCTCGTCGACCTGCGGCACGAGATCTGCTCCCGGCACATCGCGAAGTCCTACCGCGTGCTCACCGTTCCGGACCCCGACCGCGACCGCGCCGCCGCCGACTATCCCGGCGCGGTCCGGGACTGGTACGACGCCCGCGCGGACCTGATCGAGGCCGCGCTGCGCGACGAGGTCTCACCCGGCGAGAGCGTCGGGATCCTCGTCTGGGGCGACCCGGCGCTCTATGACAGCACGCTGCGCGTACTGGACCGCGTCGAGCAGCGAAAGACCGTCGAACTCGCTTACGAGGTGATTCCGGGGATCACGTCGCTGCAGACGCTCGCCGCGCGGCACCGGGTGACGTTCACCGGCGTCGGCGCGCCGGTGCACATCACGACCGGGCGCCGCCTCGCCGCCGGCGGCATGCCGCCCGAGCTGGACGACGTTCTCGTCATGCTCGACGGCTCGGAGTCGTTCGCCGGGCTCCCGGACGAGGACCTGGACATCTACTGGGGCGCCTACCTCGGCATGCCCGGCGAGGTGCTCGTCGCCGGGGACCTGCAGGAACGCAAGGCGGAGATCGTCGCCCTCCGGGCGGAGCACCGGGAGCGGCACGGCTGGATCATGGACAGCTACCTGCTCCATCGACGCCGCGCCTAG
- a CDS encoding rhodanese-like domain-containing protein yields MTVTAVSPCLGFDLDAPVLSLSRSALLEAQARGAVVLDTRDAERFAAGHWPGSVNIALDGPFALQATLAFCGNAEIALICDPGTEVEARNQLGGLGLHRVCGVLAGGLGPLDAHRLVTGLANESARTA; encoded by the coding sequence ATGACCGTCACCGCCGTCAGCCCCTGTCTCGGCTTCGACCTCGACGCCCCGGTGCTCTCGCTGAGCCGGTCGGCGCTGCTGGAGGCGCAGGCGCGGGGAGCGGTGGTCCTCGACACCCGGGACGCCGAGCGGTTCGCGGCGGGGCACTGGCCCGGCTCGGTCAACATCGCGCTGGACGGGCCCTTCGCGCTGCAGGCCACGCTCGCGTTCTGCGGCAACGCCGAGATCGCGCTGATCTGCGACCCCGGCACCGAGGTCGAGGCCCGCAACCAGCTCGGCGGGCTCGGACTGCACCGTGTCTGCGGCGTCCTCGCCGGCGGCCTCGGCCCGCTCGACGCCCACCGCCTCGTCACCGGGCTCGCGAACGAGAGCGCGCGGACGGCATGA
- the cobM gene encoding precorrin-4 C(11)-methyltransferase, with protein MTVHFIGAGPGAADLMTLRGRDLIAASPVCLYAGSLVPPEVLTWCPPGARLVDTANLDLDAITAELVAAHAAGQDVARLHSGDPSLYSAMAEQMRRLDEAGVPYDVTPGVPAYAAAAAALARELTVPGVGQSVLLSRISAASTPMPPGEDLASLARTRTTLVLHLAVQRIEQVVAALTPEYGPDAPVAVVARASRPDELILRGTLADIAETVRAAGVVRTAVIIVGNVLTANQFSDSHLYSTTRCRS; from the coding sequence GTGACCGTGCACTTCATCGGCGCCGGCCCCGGCGCCGCGGACCTCATGACGTTGCGGGGCCGGGACCTGATCGCCGCCTCCCCCGTGTGCCTGTACGCCGGGAGTCTGGTGCCGCCGGAGGTGCTCACCTGGTGCCCGCCCGGCGCGCGCCTCGTGGACACGGCGAACCTCGACCTCGACGCGATCACCGCGGAGCTCGTGGCCGCACACGCCGCGGGTCAGGACGTGGCACGGCTGCACTCCGGGGACCCGTCGCTGTACTCGGCGATGGCCGAGCAGATGCGCCGCCTCGACGAGGCGGGCGTGCCCTACGACGTGACTCCCGGCGTCCCTGCCTACGCGGCGGCCGCCGCCGCGCTGGCGCGGGAGCTGACCGTGCCGGGCGTCGGCCAGTCGGTGCTGCTGAGCCGGATCTCGGCGGCGTCGACGCCGATGCCGCCGGGCGAGGACCTCGCCTCGCTGGCCCGGACGCGGACGACGCTCGTCCTGCACCTGGCCGTGCAGCGCATCGAGCAGGTCGTGGCCGCACTGACGCCCGAGTACGGCCCGGACGCTCCGGTCGCCGTCGTGGCCCGGGCCAGCCGGCCGGACGAACTGATCCTGCGCGGGACGCTCGCCGACATCGCGGAGACCGTCCGGGCCGCCGGGGTCGTGCGCACGGCGGTGATCATCGTGGGCAACGTCCTGACGGCGAATCAGTTCAGCGACAGCCACCTGTACTCGACCACGCGCTGCCGCTCCTGA
- a CDS encoding cobalt-precorrin-6A reductase yields MRTVLILGGTSEARALAAALADDGRWRVVSSLAGRVSSPALPVGEVRIGGFGGPEKLAEWLTEHDVAAVVDATHPFAARISASAAQAAPAARVPLLMLRRPGWTAGPEDAWHRVPDMPAAAAAVAASHGPVLLTTGRGGLAVFADLPHRFVIRAVDPPDPPLPADAVVLLARGPYTLDGERALLREHGVRTLVTKDSGGAMTAAKLTAARELGVRVVMVDRPPAPAGVPTVADAADVLAWLNALS; encoded by the coding sequence ATGCGGACCGTCCTGATCCTGGGCGGCACGTCCGAGGCGCGGGCGCTGGCGGCCGCCCTGGCCGACGACGGTCGCTGGCGGGTCGTCAGTTCGCTGGCGGGGCGGGTCAGTTCCCCCGCGCTGCCGGTCGGAGAGGTGCGCATCGGTGGGTTCGGTGGTCCGGAGAAGCTGGCGGAATGGCTCACCGAGCACGACGTCGCCGCGGTCGTCGACGCCACGCATCCGTTCGCCGCGCGGATCTCGGCGTCCGCGGCCCAGGCGGCCCCGGCCGCGAGGGTGCCGCTGCTGATGCTCCGGCGTCCGGGCTGGACCGCGGGTCCGGAGGACGCGTGGCACCGGGTGCCGGACATGCCCGCCGCGGCGGCCGCGGTCGCCGCTTCGCACGGGCCTGTCCTGCTGACGACCGGGCGAGGCGGTCTCGCCGTCTTCGCCGATCTGCCGCACCGGTTCGTGATCCGGGCCGTCGACCCGCCGGATCCCCCGCTGCCGGCCGACGCGGTCGTCCTGCTCGCCCGCGGGCCCTACACGCTCGACGGCGAACGCGCGCTGCTGCGCGAGCACGGCGTCCGGACCCTCGTCACCAAGGACAGCGGCGGGGCGATGACCGCGGCGAAGCTCACCGCGGCGCGCGAGCTCGGCGTCCGGGTCGTGATGGTCGACCGGCCGCCGGCCCCCGCGGGGGTTCCGACGGTCGCCGACGCCGCCGACGTCCTCGCGTGGCTGAACGCGCTCAGCTAG
- the cbiE gene encoding precorrin-6y C5,15-methyltransferase (decarboxylating) subunit CbiE, whose product MSTGPVTVVGIGADGWDGLAATSQAAVRAAEVVVGGRRHLTYLPPDVTAERVPLPTPLVPALPGLLAAHAGRSLCLLASGDPMFFGIGATLVREAPEVRLRVLPHPSSAALACAKLGWPAEDVEVVSAVGRNLAAVRAVLAPGRRLLVLSSGSQTPDALAALLVDAGYGASRLAVLSRLGSPDGTVVTGTAAGWDPPAGRIDALNLVAVACGTDEGATPLGRVPGLPDEAYEHDGQLTKREIRAVTLARLVPLAGQLLWDVGGGAGSIGIEWLRAERTARAIAIEERADRAERIVANAAALGVPDLQVVTGAAPDALKDLPAPDAVFVGGGATDPGVLETCWDALRPGGRLVVNAVTLQTEALVVARQAELGGDLVRLAISRTAPVGGFTVWRPAAPVTQWTVVK is encoded by the coding sequence ATGAGCACCGGGCCGGTCACGGTCGTCGGCATCGGCGCCGACGGGTGGGACGGCCTGGCCGCGACCTCGCAGGCGGCCGTTCGCGCCGCGGAGGTCGTCGTCGGCGGTCGGCGCCACCTGACCTACCTGCCGCCGGACGTGACCGCCGAGCGCGTGCCGCTGCCGACTCCCCTGGTCCCGGCGCTGCCGGGCCTGCTCGCTGCTCACGCCGGGCGGTCGCTGTGCCTGCTGGCCAGCGGCGACCCGATGTTCTTCGGGATCGGAGCGACGCTGGTCCGCGAGGCGCCCGAGGTCCGGTTGCGCGTGCTGCCGCACCCGTCGTCGGCGGCGCTGGCCTGCGCGAAGCTCGGCTGGCCGGCGGAGGACGTCGAGGTCGTGAGCGCCGTCGGACGCAACCTGGCCGCGGTGCGCGCCGTGCTGGCGCCCGGTCGGCGCCTGCTGGTGCTCTCGTCCGGCTCGCAGACGCCGGACGCGCTGGCGGCGCTGCTCGTGGACGCCGGTTACGGCGCGAGCCGTCTCGCGGTCCTGTCCCGCCTCGGTTCCCCGGACGGCACCGTCGTGACGGGCACCGCGGCGGGCTGGGACCCGCCGGCGGGCCGGATCGACGCCCTGAACCTGGTCGCGGTGGCCTGCGGGACGGACGAGGGCGCGACGCCGCTCGGCCGCGTGCCCGGCCTGCCGGACGAGGCGTACGAGCACGACGGCCAGCTGACCAAGCGCGAGATCCGCGCGGTGACGCTCGCCCGCCTGGTCCCGCTGGCCGGGCAGCTGCTCTGGGACGTCGGCGGCGGCGCGGGGAGCATCGGCATCGAGTGGCTGCGCGCGGAGCGGACGGCGCGAGCGATCGCGATCGAGGAGCGCGCCGACCGTGCCGAACGGATCGTCGCCAACGCGGCGGCCCTCGGCGTCCCGGACCTGCAGGTGGTCACCGGCGCGGCGCCGGACGCCCTCAAGGACCTGCCCGCCCCCGACGCGGTGTTCGTCGGCGGCGGCGCGACCGACCCCGGCGTGCTCGAGACGTGCTGGGATGCCCTGCGGCCCGGCGGCCGGCTGGTCGTCAACGCCGTCACGCTGCAGACCGAGGCGCTCGTCGTCGCGCGGCAGGCCGAGCTCGGTGGGGACCTCGTTCGGCTCGCGATCTCCCGCACCGCGCCGGTCGGCGGGTTCACCGTCTGGCGGCCGGCGGCTCCCGTCACGCAGTGGACGGTCGTCAAGTGA
- a CDS encoding carboxyl transferase domain-containing protein: MFRRIAVVNRGEAAVRLIRAVRELNAERGTSIRTVALHTQGEAAAMFVRQADEAVALRPSTTASVPYLDYAELERALVASGADAVWVGWGFVSEHPAFVELCDRLGIAFLGPPAEAMRLLGDKIEAKLVAERVGVPVAAWSGAGGVTSYQDALRHASRIGYPLIIKAKAGGGGRGIRKVLAEEELEAAFEGTRADAARYFGDDGVFLEALVTGARHVEVQIIADAHGNVWAPGVRDCSIQRRNQKIIEESASPVLTPEQSLELRRVSTDLVKAVGYRGAGTVEYLYDPVRRAFAFLEVNTRLQVEHPITEAATGIDLVKLQILIAAGEPLPGECPPEINHAIEIRLNAEDPDNGFAPAPGRVALLEFPQGPGIRVDSGIAAGDTIPPEFDSMVAKIIAIGRDRTEAMARLTRALRDTTVVIEGGTTNKSFVLELLSRPEVRDGSADTAWLDRGSLDDRGLAPHADVALYAVAVDSYEREEFVEREAFLALARGGRPQADHAIGRTIEARYGGHAYSMEVAALAADRYRVTVRGVSADVDVQRLSDYEWRLTVHGGPSGGVHRVVLAAGPNDHLVEVDGVSHRVGRDSGGVVRAPAPAVIVALPVGPGDVVEAGQTVAVLEAMKMETPVAAPFTGRVREILATPNSQVPAGAPLLRLDPEGGEAAVSDLPEVTFAPCVDGANDLTTDPAQRALDLLEALRALVTGYDVSAAEGRALVAEYGAVRRLLPAQDSRLVAAELAVLRMFADICELSRNRPSAEEEKSETRVHSPREYLHTYLRSLDVEREGLPESFRSRLSRALVHYGVADLEPTEHLKDAVYRVFLALARGDAQTPVVTALLERWLDAEDLTLADQKVNDELAEVLERLVNATRIRYPLIGDLARSVRFRHFDQPLILAARERALASIRAQIDHLVENPDAPDRAERIEALVTSPETIIGLLNEYLGTGVDALGPLLEVQTRRYYRSRDLENARLFVHDNRQVMTSEFDLADQRLHLIATVGDFTELPALAAAVGELAAEHASDDPRTLVLDFFLSWDDLPGDYDEVSSALRAELDGLSWPASLRRITIGIAGGTTARTFYLTFRPSAPGSAGELEEDRLIRGLHPLVAQRLGFSRLVNFDLTRLPADDGVYLYRATGKTNADDERVIALAEIRDVHPLRDASGRVLAVPTVERVLTSCVQGIRSVQARRPAGRRLDRNRIVLAVSPTAIVPLDELDTVTRGLVPMTAGAGLEEVLVVGRFQDGSDGEEREAAVMISYTHGVGAQISVTNRPTEPIPPLDDYEQKVRASRARGAVYPYELVGLLIGTAGTFFELDLDETGELVPVDREPGQNSAGIIVGLVTSSTPRYPEGLSRVVLMGDPTKSLGSLAEPECARVIAALDLAEAEGFPVEWFALSAGARISMDSGVENMDWIARALRRIVEFTQAGGEVNVVVAGINVGAQPYWNAEATMLMHTKGVLIMTPDSAMVLTGKQSLDYSGGVSAEDNFGIGGYDRVMGPNGQAQYWAPNLAAAAEILFAHYDHAYRAAGERFPRRVETTDPFDRDVRLHPHIHPGCPDFQTVGDIFSAEKNPERKKPFDIRTVMRAVVDSDHAVLERWAGMADADTSVVFDAHLGGQPVTVIGIESRPVPRRGYLPSDGPDVWTGGTLFPQSSKKTARAINAASGVRPLVVLANLSGFDGSPESLRNLQLEYGAEIGRAMVNFDGPIVFCLISRYHGGAFVVFSGTLNDNMEVVAVEGSFASVLGGAPAAAVVFTAEVRARTNNDERIRNLEARLASASGAEAAQLRVELADLRNLVKIEKQGEVAAEFEGIHDIRRAQKVGSVHTIISAAELRPYLISAVERGMARTLNKG; this comes from the coding sequence GTGTTCCGACGGATCGCGGTGGTCAACCGGGGCGAGGCAGCGGTCCGTCTGATCCGCGCCGTGCGCGAGCTGAACGCGGAGCGCGGCACCTCCATCCGCACCGTCGCCCTGCACACGCAGGGCGAGGCAGCGGCCATGTTCGTGCGCCAGGCCGACGAGGCCGTGGCGCTGCGGCCGTCCACGACGGCGTCCGTGCCGTACCTGGACTACGCCGAACTGGAGCGGGCGCTGGTCGCCTCCGGCGCCGACGCCGTCTGGGTCGGTTGGGGCTTCGTCTCCGAGCACCCCGCGTTCGTCGAGCTGTGCGACCGGCTCGGCATCGCCTTTCTCGGCCCGCCCGCCGAGGCCATGCGTCTGCTCGGCGACAAGATCGAGGCCAAGCTCGTCGCGGAACGCGTCGGCGTCCCGGTCGCGGCGTGGAGCGGCGCCGGCGGCGTGACGTCGTACCAGGACGCCCTGCGCCACGCAAGCCGCATCGGCTACCCGCTGATCATCAAGGCCAAGGCCGGCGGCGGTGGTCGCGGCATCCGCAAGGTCCTCGCGGAGGAGGAACTCGAGGCGGCCTTCGAGGGCACCCGGGCCGACGCGGCCCGGTACTTCGGGGACGACGGGGTCTTCCTCGAGGCGCTCGTCACCGGCGCCCGTCACGTCGAGGTGCAGATCATCGCCGACGCCCACGGCAACGTCTGGGCGCCCGGCGTGCGGGACTGCTCGATCCAGCGCCGCAACCAGAAGATCATCGAGGAGTCGGCGTCCCCGGTCCTCACGCCGGAGCAGTCGCTGGAGCTGCGTCGCGTCTCGACGGACCTGGTCAAGGCCGTCGGCTACCGCGGCGCGGGCACCGTCGAGTACCTGTACGACCCGGTCCGCCGGGCGTTCGCGTTCCTCGAGGTCAACACCCGCCTGCAGGTCGAGCACCCGATCACCGAGGCCGCCACCGGCATCGACCTGGTCAAGCTGCAGATCCTCATCGCGGCGGGGGAGCCGCTGCCGGGCGAGTGCCCGCCGGAGATCAACCACGCGATCGAGATCCGCCTCAACGCCGAGGACCCCGACAACGGGTTCGCCCCGGCGCCGGGCCGTGTCGCGCTGCTGGAGTTCCCGCAGGGGCCGGGCATCCGCGTCGACTCGGGCATCGCGGCCGGCGACACGATTCCGCCGGAGTTCGACTCGATGGTCGCGAAGATCATCGCGATCGGCCGGGACCGCACCGAGGCCATGGCGCGCCTGACCCGCGCGCTCCGTGACACCACCGTCGTCATCGAGGGTGGGACGACGAACAAGTCGTTCGTGCTCGAGCTGCTCTCGCGGCCCGAGGTGCGGGACGGCAGCGCGGACACCGCGTGGCTCGACCGCGGCTCGCTCGACGACCGCGGGCTCGCGCCGCACGCCGACGTCGCGCTCTACGCGGTCGCGGTCGACAGCTACGAGCGCGAGGAGTTCGTCGAGCGCGAGGCGTTCCTCGCCCTCGCCCGCGGCGGTCGCCCGCAGGCCGACCACGCGATCGGCCGCACGATCGAGGCCCGCTACGGCGGCCACGCGTACTCGATGGAGGTCGCGGCGCTCGCGGCCGACCGGTACCGCGTCACCGTGCGCGGCGTGAGCGCGGACGTCGACGTCCAGCGGCTCTCGGACTACGAGTGGCGGCTCACCGTCCACGGCGGCCCCTCTGGCGGGGTGCACCGCGTCGTCCTCGCCGCCGGGCCGAACGACCACCTCGTCGAGGTCGACGGCGTCAGCCACCGCGTCGGCCGGGACTCCGGCGGCGTCGTGCGCGCGCCCGCGCCGGCCGTCATCGTGGCGCTGCCGGTCGGTCCCGGCGACGTCGTCGAGGCCGGCCAGACGGTCGCCGTGCTCGAGGCGATGAAGATGGAGACCCCGGTCGCGGCGCCGTTCACCGGTCGCGTCCGCGAGATCCTCGCCACTCCGAACTCCCAGGTGCCCGCGGGCGCGCCGCTGCTGCGGCTCGACCCCGAGGGCGGCGAGGCCGCCGTCAGCGACCTGCCCGAGGTGACCTTCGCTCCCTGCGTCGACGGCGCGAACGACCTGACGACCGACCCCGCTCAGCGCGCCCTCGACCTGCTCGAGGCGCTGCGGGCGCTGGTCACCGGCTACGACGTCAGCGCCGCCGAGGGCCGCGCGCTCGTCGCCGAGTACGGCGCGGTGCGCCGGCTGCTGCCGGCGCAGGACAGCCGGCTGGTGGCGGCCGAACTTGCGGTGCTGCGCATGTTCGCCGACATCTGCGAGCTCTCCCGCAACCGGCCGTCGGCCGAGGAGGAGAAGTCCGAGACGCGCGTGCACAGTCCGCGCGAGTACCTGCACACCTACCTGCGTTCGCTCGACGTCGAGCGTGAGGGCCTGCCGGAGTCCTTCCGCAGCAGGCTCTCCCGCGCGCTCGTGCACTACGGGGTTGCGGACCTCGAGCCGACCGAGCACCTCAAGGACGCGGTCTACCGCGTCTTCCTCGCCCTCGCCCGAGGGGACGCGCAGACCCCGGTCGTGACCGCGCTGCTCGAGCGGTGGCTCGACGCCGAGGACCTCACGCTCGCGGACCAGAAGGTGAACGACGAGCTGGCCGAGGTGCTGGAGCGGCTCGTCAACGCCACCCGCATCCGCTACCCGCTGATCGGCGACCTCGCCCGCAGCGTGAGGTTCCGTCACTTCGATCAGCCGTTGATTCTCGCGGCTCGGGAGCGGGCGCTCGCCTCGATCCGCGCGCAGATCGACCACCTCGTCGAGAACCCGGACGCGCCGGACCGTGCCGAGCGCATCGAGGCGCTGGTCACCAGCCCGGAGACGATCATCGGGCTGCTCAACGAGTACCTCGGGACCGGCGTCGATGCCCTGGGCCCGCTGCTGGAGGTCCAGACCCGGCGGTACTACCGCAGCCGGGACCTGGAGAACGCGCGGCTGTTCGTGCACGACAACCGCCAGGTGATGACGAGCGAGTTCGACCTCGCCGACCAGCGGCTGCACCTGATCGCGACCGTCGGCGACTTCACTGAGCTGCCGGCCCTCGCCGCAGCGGTGGGGGAGCTGGCCGCCGAGCACGCGTCGGACGACCCGCGCACCCTGGTGCTCGACTTCTTCCTGTCCTGGGACGATCTGCCCGGCGACTACGACGAGGTCTCCTCGGCGCTGCGCGCGGAGCTCGACGGCCTGTCGTGGCCGGCGTCGCTGCGCCGGATCACGATCGGCATCGCGGGCGGAACCACCGCGCGGACCTTCTATCTGACGTTCCGTCCGTCGGCGCCCGGGTCGGCGGGGGAGCTCGAGGAGGACCGCCTGATCCGCGGTCTGCACCCGCTGGTCGCACAGCGCCTCGGCTTCAGCCGGCTCGTGAACTTCGACCTGACGCGTCTCCCCGCCGACGACGGCGTCTACCTCTACCGGGCCACCGGCAAGACCAACGCCGACGACGAACGCGTCATCGCGCTGGCTGAGATCCGGGACGTGCACCCGCTGCGTGACGCGTCGGGTCGGGTGCTCGCGGTGCCGACCGTCGAGCGGGTGCTCACCAGTTGCGTGCAGGGGATTCGCAGCGTCCAGGCGCGGCGCCCGGCCGGGCGCCGGCTCGACCGCAACCGGATCGTCCTCGCGGTCTCGCCGACCGCGATCGTCCCGCTCGACGAGCTCGACACCGTCACGCGCGGCCTGGTCCCGATGACCGCCGGCGCCGGGCTCGAGGAGGTGCTCGTCGTCGGGCGCTTCCAGGACGGTTCCGACGGCGAGGAGCGCGAGGCGGCCGTGATGATCTCGTACACCCACGGCGTGGGTGCGCAGATCTCCGTCACGAACCGGCCGACCGAGCCGATCCCGCCGCTGGACGACTACGAGCAGAAGGTCCGGGCGTCGCGTGCCCGCGGCGCGGTGTACCCGTACGAGCTCGTCGGTCTGCTCATCGGCACCGCCGGCACGTTCTTCGAGCTCGACCTCGACGAGACCGGCGAACTCGTGCCGGTCGACCGGGAGCCGGGGCAGAACAGCGCCGGCATCATCGTCGGCCTCGTGACGTCGTCGACGCCGCGCTACCCCGAGGGCCTGTCGCGCGTCGTGCTCATGGGTGACCCGACCAAGTCGCTGGGTTCGCTGGCGGAGCCGGAGTGCGCGCGGGTCATCGCGGCGCTCGACCTCGCCGAGGCCGAGGGCTTCCCCGTCGAATGGTTCGCGCTCTCGGCCGGTGCGCGGATCTCCATGGACTCCGGCGTCGAGAACATGGACTGGATCGCGCGGGCGCTGCGGCGCATCGTCGAGTTCACCCAGGCCGGCGGGGAGGTCAACGTCGTCGTCGCGGGCATCAACGTCGGCGCGCAGCCGTACTGGAACGCCGAGGCGACGATGCTCATGCACACCAAGGGTGTGCTGATCATGACGCCGGACTCCGCGATGGTTCTGACGGGCAAGCAGTCGCTCGACTACTCCGGCGGTGTCTCGGCCGAGGACAACTTCGGCATCGGCGGTTACGACCGCGTGATGGGCCCGAACGGGCAGGCGCAGTACTGGGCGCCGAACCTCGCGGCCGCGGCGGAGATCCTGTTCGCGCACTACGACCACGCGTACCGCGCAGCCGGCGAGCGTTTCCCGCGCCGGGTCGAGACCACCGACCCGTTCGACCGCGACGTGCGCCTGCACCCGCACATCCACCCCGGGTGCCCGGACTTCCAGACCGTCGGCGACATCTTCTCCGCGGAGAAGAACCCCGAGCGCAAGAAGCCGTTCGACATTCGGACGGTCATGCGCGCGGTCGTGGACTCCGACCATGCGGTGCTCGAGCGTTGGGCCGGCATGGCTGACGCCGACACCTCCGTGGTGTTCGATGCGCACCTCGGCGGCCAGCCCGTCACCGTCATCGGCATCGAGTCGCGGCCCGTGCCGCGCCGCGGTTACCTGCCGAGCGACGGGCCCGACGTCTGGACCGGCGGCACGCTGTTCCCGCAGTCGTCGAAGAAGACCGCGCGGGCGATCAACGCCGCGTCCGGGGTGCGTCCGCTCGTCGTGCTCGCGAACCTGTCGGGCTTCGACGGCTCACCCGAGTCGCTGCGGAACCTGCAGCTCGAGTACGGCGCCGAGATCGGCCGCGCGATGGTGAACTTCGACGGCCCGATCGTGTTCTGCCTGATCTCGCGGTACCACGGCGGCGCCTTCGTCGTGTTCTCCGGGACGCTGAACGACAACATGGAGGTCGTCGCGGTCGAGGGCTCGTTCGCCTCGGTGCTCGGCGGCGCCCCCGCGGCCGCCGTCGTCTTCACCGCCGAGGTCCGCGCCCGCACGAACAACGACGAGCGCATCCGCAACCTGGAGGCCCGCCTCGCCTCGGCGTCCGGGGCCGAGGCCGCGCAGCTCCGCGTCGAGCTCGCGGACCTGCGCAACCTCGTCAAGATCGAGAAGCAGGGCGAGGTCGCCGCGGAGTTCGAGGGGATCCACGACATCCGCCGGGCCCAGAAGGTCGGCTCCGTCCACACGATCATCTCTGCCGCGGAGCTCCGGCCCTACCTGATCTCCGCCGTCGAACGCGGCATGGCCCGCACGTTGAACAAGGGGTGA
- a CDS encoding SDR family oxidoreductase: protein MSAAILVTGGTGTVGRKLVRKLVAAGRDVRVLSRKDRPGVEPGTPKLPDWPDWFVGDLRTGHGLAKALEGVGIVVHCASVPGHDVEAAAQLLIAATRADKPHIVYPSMIGADRIEDAAYRDRRAIERLLADSELPWTVVRVGHLHEHLDAALRRASRKPWMFVPADTSYQPIAAEDVANRLVDLCTPMQAHQLPDVGGPEIIDAEDLTAYWLNVVGKKRKLVPVRKRGKLYAGYREGWHLSPDRLVGHQTFAEFLTELMAAQDKPAEDKAAAKAAAKEEKAKKVKEPKPPKEKRRRGQDAETADDASAEASESGDKTPS from the coding sequence ATGAGCGCGGCGATCCTGGTGACCGGCGGGACCGGGACCGTGGGACGCAAGCTCGTCCGGAAGCTGGTCGCCGCGGGCCGGGACGTCCGGGTGCTCAGCCGCAAGGACCGGCCCGGTGTCGAGCCCGGCACCCCGAAGCTTCCCGACTGGCCGGACTGGTTCGTCGGTGACCTGCGTACCGGCCACGGCCTGGCGAAGGCGCTCGAGGGCGTGGGCATCGTCGTCCACTGCGCGAGCGTCCCGGGCCACGACGTCGAGGCCGCGGCGCAGCTCCTGATCGCCGCGACCCGGGCGGACAAGCCCCACATCGTGTACCCGTCGATGATCGGCGCCGACCGTATCGAGGACGCCGCCTACCGCGACCGCCGCGCGATCGAGCGCCTGCTCGCCGACAGCGAGCTGCCGTGGACGGTCGTCCGCGTCGGGCACCTGCACGAGCACCTCGACGCCGCGCTGCGCCGCGCGAGCCGCAAGCCGTGGATGTTCGTCCCGGCCGACACCAGCTACCAGCCGATTGCGGCCGAGGACGTCGCCAACCGGCTCGTCGACCTCTGCACCCCGATGCAGGCGCACCAACTGCCCGACGTCGGTGGCCCGGAGATCATCGACGCCGAGGACCTCACCGCCTACTGGCTGAACGTGGTCGGCAAGAAGCGGAAGCTGGTCCCGGTCCGTAAGCGCGGCAAGCTCTACGCCGGCTACCGCGAGGGCTGGCACCTCTCCCCGGACCGGCTCGTCGGCCACCAGACCTTCGCCGAGTTCCTGACCGAGCTGATGGCTGCTCAGGACAAGCCGGCCGAGGACAAGGCCGCCGCGAAGGCGGCGGCCAAGGAGGAGAAGGCGAAGAAGGTCAAGGAGCCCAAGCCGCCGAAGGAGAAGCGGCGCCGGGGCCAGGACGCCGAGACCGCGGACGACGCCTCGGCCGAAGCCAGCGAGTCGGGCGACAAGACCCCTAGCTGA
- a CDS encoding TIGR03618 family F420-dependent PPOX class oxidoreductase, whose translation MLAIDDRDLVAFWQERHLCTLTTLRADGRPHVVPVGATLDPEAGLARIIAGRTSLKVRHVAAAGPAGAPVAVCQVDGRRWSTIEGTATIGESPEQVEEACRRYAERYREPRPNPERIVMLIRVDRIVGNV comes from the coding sequence GTGCTGGCGATCGACGACCGCGACCTCGTCGCGTTCTGGCAGGAGCGGCACCTGTGCACGCTCACGACCCTGCGCGCCGACGGCCGACCCCACGTCGTGCCCGTGGGCGCGACGCTGGACCCCGAGGCCGGGCTCGCGCGGATCATCGCCGGCCGGACGTCCCTCAAGGTCCGCCACGTCGCCGCGGCCGGGCCCGCGGGCGCGCCGGTCGCCGTGTGCCAGGTCGACGGCCGCCGCTGGTCGACGATCGAGGGGACGGCCACGATCGGCGAGTCCCCCGAACAGGTCGAGGAGGCCTGCCGCCGGTACGCCGAGCGCTACCGCGAGCCCCGGCCCAACCCGGAGCGCATCGTGATGCTGATCCGCGTCGACCGGATCGTCGGGAACGTATGA